The Sabethes cyaneus chromosome 3, idSabCyanKW18_F2, whole genome shotgun sequence DNA window AATAATCTTTTTAGGAAGTGCCTTCAGTATGTATTTGCATAGCCATTATAGCAAAAGAATATAGTGCGAAATGCAACGCCCAAGTATATCAGAATAGCTCAAAAGTATACTAGTCCCGGTAGTGAGTCCAAAtagaaaaacaataatatattTTCGTCGAAATTATTGCACGAAAGCGTTATATTTTATTCCTGAGTTATGGCTGTATCGTTAGCTTTCTGAACCAAACTAAAAGACCAAACTGAATAGCCAAataagaaaacaatattttaaatttttccaggattagaaaatagtttttcaacttttttgaacagAAAGACGTGCAATTATAGCACCACTGTGGACAATTTAGACAAAATCTTTTTATTGGATAGTTGAAAAAGTTTACTTACAtttctataaaaaaatttactctaCCATTCATGGATCCGAGATTAATATCTCGGATAATATTTGGAGTTAATAAGTGTTCTGTTCAAAAAAATCGAGCTTTACGGCTATAATTCTATAACAACAGAAAACGCCGTCATTAAAAGATAATAAATTGTAAAAACAACAATCCGAACAATTCTattaaaacaaagtatatggtggctggtagagtgcgtggtagcccttcgggtgttggaactgcgcgGTGGTGTTAGATGGCGATACTTtggaagtggtcgacgaatttgattaccttggtacgttagtgacatgtgacaacgatgtgagtcgtaaagtaaaaaggcggatagcggctgccaacagggacttctgcggattacgtagccagctgaggtcaaCTCCTCACAAAACtagcgctctataagacgctaattctttCGATGATTCTACCGCCACGAAGCGCGGACGTTGAAAGTCAGCGACCAACCTCTttgcgttttcgagcgtaagatccgcgtaggatcaattcttggcggcatattaaacGAAGGAGAGTGGCGCAGGCACATGACTCATGAAATATactaagtatacaaagatgcgtaTATTGTAAAGCGAATAAAACACGGCAAGCAATGGGCTgcccacgtagcaaggatgccgggtgCGAGAccaacgaaaacaatattttgcaGAAGACCCGACAGAGGCCAACGACTTCGAGTCAGgccccgttggatgagcgctgttgacgtggtTACTAAACCAGCGGGTATTTGGGGAGACTGGAGAGCGGCAAGCCGACACAGAGAAACGTGGAGAcgtctcctgaattcggcatggattcgataaacggATTGATATcggaaaagtaaagtaagtaagtaccttATGAACTGAAAAAAATATAGGCAACGCGTCAAAATGTTCGTTTTCATTTGTTATCACCAGACAGAAGTCTAAAGAGTGTACATTTAGTAGTTATACCATTTACTTTTGGTTGGTAAAACCTTTGATTGAATTGATAAGCAACCAGTTGGACGAAAATAATTTTATCCTTATTGTTACAGACAAACAAAACAGATTAGTGTCAATGTAAAATACCATTGTAGTGGcgattaaatcaaattttaaacacGAGATGGTTATTTACCCAATTGTACGGCGTCCTTTGTGCAcagataataataaattgtgtaGCCCTTTGTTAATGTGTAAAGATTTGTGCAAATTAAGGAAAAAAGTGTGGTTTCGGAATTAATAGGCaaataacttttactgtaacaAGTATATTTAATCAAAGACATCAACTGCCTTATCGACTAATTATGCATATTTCACTACATATAATGATGTATTCAATACATTAATAGTTTTTATTGCAAAACTTCAGATCTAAAATCCTTGCAATTGTCTTCATTGATCCGCTTAACAATGAAATGAGCAAATGTTTAGAGGCGGATGGACGGAGTCAGTAGACTAAgtttattttcaacattttacTTCATTCTTCAGGTGTATCACATGTCTTAACATTACTACAAAGTACTCAAAACTGAGTGAAGCGTACTGTTTGAATAAGTGgattttcaaagtaatacacgATTATAAAAACTACATCTAACAATTTTACTGAGGCACCAATAAGCTTTACTGTACTAATTAAGTACGAAGTGATGAAtcgtttttatttctatttgaaTTAAGTAATTTGTGCCTAATACTTTTTTACAGATTCTTTAGTTATCGCACGAATATAAAATGCATTTGAGTTGATCCCGTTGTTTACACATTAATTTCGTCGAATTTTGGCAGATGAATCAAAAGTATTGCGTTAATAATTAAGTAGCTGATCACCATACTAGTTAAACATGCAAATAGGTGTATGAGAAAGACAATAATACTAAGAATCAGTATCTTTAGCCTAGCCATACCACTCGGAAGCCGTCAcccagtaaaataagcaacaaagTTTAAACTTGCCTTGTGGTTTACATTTCAGATGATACTCAATATATTGACAGGGACACTGAAATTGGTGACAGTGTCGTGCCGGCTCAACGGATGTAACATCTATTAACCCTCGCATCGATTGGTTACCCCAGCGGGAGGCGTAGCGTAGTAACAGCAGTAGTCCACGTTCCTGTAACAAAGCGTGTTAAAAGCTTTCTGCTTAACTATCCGATACAGATTCACTGGACATGACGCACGGTTATCCAGTTTTTGTAAGATCTTTCCTTATGATATGCTAAAATCTAGAAGTTTACTTCTATTCGTGTATAGTATCCATCACCCATTTATTTTAGGTTAGCTTAATAATAAGCTTGTTATAGGCACAGTATGTTAACATGTTTGTACTAATTGTTAGTGAGAATATGGGTGAGTCGAGTCTCGTGTTACGTTTATACAGTATGCTTCACgtttgatattacaattttgtttCCGTTTTGGCGTTTTTGACTGAGTTCTATCTTTTCTAAAGCATTTTGTAATGCATATGGCGGATTAGAACTGGAACCCTATTCTTTGCAGTCGAAGTCGAAGTGAAGCACAGCAAACACGTGGATCTTCTTTCGGTTTCTTATGTAGCAGAACTTCTTCAGCATACTGACAAGGACAGTACGCAGTCGGAATGTGTCTTGGAGCAGACACGATACCGTTTTCTTCGATGGTCCAATCCAAACGTCGTCTAAGGTAGTCCTTACCCCAGCGTTGCAAATAGCGTAGAAATATTTCCTCAGCTCTTCCCTAAAGTTTATCAATATAATATAGGTATATACACGATCTATCATTTGTCCTAACTATAGATAACTTAACCATTATTGAACCCATGAAATGATGACTAGCAAAATAACTTATAAAAAAACATACCTGTTTTCTAGACAATCTGGTCGTATTGGCTCCTTGGATAACAATATCGTTAGTGGTAACATCAAGTCGACTCTCCCAGCCAGGTTCAATAGTATTTCCGTTCTGCTCACTCCGCTCGATGAATTCGTTCAGGTAGCTGATGCACTGCGATGGTTCAAAATACATGAAACATAGATTCACCTTGTGACAGGAAATGTGTCCTCTATCATCCAGTACTAGCAGTATTTTGTGGcgtatcaactgtttgtttactcTAGCCATGCATCGTTCGAGGCCTCGGGCCAAACGCAGTTTAACCCACATGCATAAGAAAATGGCGGCTGCATTGAGAAACAGCCAGCCAACGCCAAGCGAAAACAATGTGATTCCATATAGACCGGAAAATAATAGACCAAGTAGTACAATAAAGGCGAAAAGTATCCAAACAACCAGTACGCGCTTGTAGCATATATTGTACATAGTGAAACGGTAATCATTAACTAATGTTTCCATAGCGTGGACATACTCCTCGACAGTTAACTGAAATAATTCTAGCAATTGTTTATAATTCAACGCTTGGCTAACTGTAACAAACTTACCGTCAAGCCTTGAGCCATCAATTCCTCTGGAACAAGCTCTGGTCGAAAGACCGCAGGAGTTATCCATGGCCAACGGGTGTTGGTCGGAAGCAACGTAACAATAACATCCCCATTTGCTGGAAAGATCAAAGTATATCAATTTTAAACCACCGTTGCTTTTGTAAAACAAGTCCGTGCATACCAAATCCTTCACGTACACGACCGGTGGACAGTTCGATGGTGCGCATTGACTGAATAGGTTGAACGACATTGACTGACTGTTTCGGAATGTCTATTACTGCAGGCTGCGAGGTTTTTGTAACGCCACTTGCTGAGCTTGTGACCACTGGAGCGGGTGTCCCGCCGGAAGTAGgatttttggtggtttgttttggcGTAGAAGGAAACCTTGAATCGACTGTGACGTGGACCGTTTCGGTGGGCAAAACTGCCGGCGTAACATCGTCTTTTGCAGGGCCGGTCGGTACATTGGGCTGCTGGTTTGATGCAGTCTGTGGATGTAAATTGGTGTTAGGTTTGGTTCTACTCTAGTTACCTAATTATATTTCATATTCCAACTTTTATTCATTCGCTACGTCTCCCAGGAATAAAATGAAAGCCGTTTTATCACCTTTAGGCAACCGCAAAGTGTATTaacgtttatggctgtttagacgTGAATTGTTCAGAAGAAAGACCCATAAAAAAAACCTAATGTTTATTAGAGCTTTTGGAATACTCTCCCTTGCTCAGTGATCGTTTGCATGCGAGACTCGTGCGTCAAAAGTAAAATGTCATTGTCatatcagttcgtcagtggtattAGAGCATTGAGAAGAGAGCTTGAATAGAATTTTCTTTTCACTCCAAATCAAGGCAAGACTGGTGAATCGATACTGTCGCACATCTGGCTACCAtaattttttatggttttcagtATGCTAATGCAACACTGATACAGCGTTGAACGTGCGAATGGCTAGGCTGGTTCCCGCCAAAGGCACTATAATAGCTCTTGGAGTCGCAAAAAGAGGCCTGAACTTCAGCAGGGCACTAGCAATAAGTGTAGCGAAATACAGAATAAGAGGCGCAATACGAATCCACGATCGaagtcttgcaagcgcatcagacCCCTTGTTGCCGTCAATTCCACTTCGAGGTCTAATGCTAATCtatcaagccagtcgtcatatgttcgaatatcgGTTGGGCGGTGCTACAATAGAGAATCGgtaggatcgttgcattagcccgtaattgtcttgtactttaataaccggctgcgaagtctgtcgctagtgaagggtcaagtcttaaagatgtTTATACTTTAAGCTTAGTTTTTTTACTGCCGGAAATGTTGCATATACCAATTTAAATTTCTATAGTTTCTGTGCAGAACATTATAGatttgcttgtatttcagcttggaacacaGTGGCTGTGTCTATTCCTGGACCAGTTACttttgctcccacttgattCTATATTCTTGAATCATCATTCCGGATACTCTATCCAAACGCACTACCATCTAACACTCTAACGGGtgtttggagctccagagccacatatgtAAATTTATGTGAATTGATAATATTTAAATGGACCGGATCTTCCTTCAAAAGAGTCTTGTCTTCTCTGCTTCTTATCAAACATACTAGACCACTAGTCGCAATTGCAATTAGCCGCTTTAAGATTTCGTCTGCCTGATTTATAGCTCTCGAAGATTTCCAAATTTACCAAAGTCTTTGTTTACAAATTTTTCGATGGCAGAACTGTTCAAGAAAGCGAAAAGATCCTCGTATTCCGATTGTTTTTCTTTGATTCGTTCTTTAAAAGCTTTGAATAGTTTGATAGTAATATGAGCCAAATTTGCAGCGAAGTTTGTTCCAGAGCGGCTTAAACAAGTTCAAAAGCTTCATTAATTGGATTGACCGTTTCAAACTCTTTATCACTAGTTGTGTTTCGCGTAACCTTTCACAATTCTTTAACAGTGCTTTAGCATCTCTTTAGCATCAATTGCAAGCTGGTCGAAAACTGGTATATATTTTTGAAGCaaagttttcaaaaatatcgaaagaagaaaaataccgaaaataccggttttctttttcttggtCACTTTTTATCTTggacagaaaaaatagaaattgcAAGAAATAAAAGGTATGTGAAAAGGTCATTCCAGGCTGAGGAGCAAACAAAGAATATATATGGAGAAATATGACCTTGAgccttttcattaatttttactGAAAACCAACGTTTTAATTAATATTATCACACAATTGTTACTTCTTCTATGAATTgaatggtatgcaaaccatCAAAATCTGTTCAGAATTGGTTGACATATTAACGTTCAAATTctgtcattctttcgtgacgctaaTCTGAATCTAAAAGTTGGATTAACACCAAGCacaggcacaaatcttccacacgtttgtgaggaacgtgctgctcgagtcacGGATGCTGATACCTAATACCTGACAGATTGTACAAAAGACACTATTCGGTGCAGGTTGCACTTTGCAACTTCTagaattgtttgtttgtttattgcaTAACTTTCAGCGCTTGCAAACTAAAGTATATTTATACATTTTACaatcatttttcatcaaaaactgCATATATATGTGTATTTAATCTTGCTGTCCTTATCTCCTTTTCATTCGTGTACTTTTTCCTGGAAATATTTTCCACTTTAATGTCACTTTCCTCTACTTCGTTGACTAGCTAATGCCCATCGCAAATATTGTAGTAAATCTGCCAGGCATATTATTTCTGCATAACAAACATGCCTACAGTTTAAAAGAATGTTTCTCTACTAACGAATCAATCAATGAAGCAGAAAAAATTAGCACGTGACAATAACTCAACCTTCACTTCACTAGGTTCACTTTGAATTTcgatatttcaaaatatttgaTTATACCAGAACAATCGTGTTTCTGTATGCTCACTGTACACTTCCAAATTATAAACGCAACCATCCAGCTAAAACATTTACGATGCACTGCCATATGAGCAAAAGTACTTACCTTTTTGCCGCCTTCGTCATCATCGAATTTTACCCAATTCGAGGTGCCACTATTCTCCTTATCTGTTATCCTGCTGCTATCTACAGACAGGGAGGTTTCCTGAATATTGGAGCTCTTATTTTGCGACTCCATAGATATTGCTACTCCATTGTTATGCTGCTCGTCACCATTAGTCACTACACTGCGGTCAGTTTCATCGCTGGCCTTACCCGAACTCATCTCTTCGAAATAAAAACACTCGTTTTCAAACTACACCTCAGAACGACCGGATGTAGATTACACACCCCAACCCAGTGTAGTGTTTCGGTATTCAGGCACTTGGAATCTGTTCACCTGCAACGATCAGAGAAAAATTCTTTCTGAATACTAATTGGATTTAATTTGTATACGTGGAGCATACCTGTTTGATATCTGGCACTTACTTGCGGAATAAAGCTGGCATAGCGACTCATCACGTCAAGAGCAGAGTCTCACCTAAACTGCGAATGGAATGAACATTTTCATGAATTAAAGTACCTATACATGTATAACTCATCGTTTGGATCTGGAGAAGTGGGACAATAAGATACCTGTGCTATGCACACGCCATCGAGAATAGCACTGGAGAATGAGAGGGCAAGGTACGAACAGGTTTAGTGTTGATGTTTTCTACCTCGCACACACAGGTGAGCCGTTCAAAAGTATGCTATTGTATGGATTATGTTATGACTGCGGATTTATAGGCTCGAGTACAGAAAGTGGTCGTTAATGCAAAGAATGTTTATCTAATTCGGAAATAGTTATTGATGTGCCCGTCAGAGCCGTCGCCAAGTCTGCGGCATACTTTGTATTCATTGATTGAACCAGTTATAATCACAAACATAGTTTATCCACGAAACTTAGAGAACAGATGCTCCATTAATGGTCATTGATGTAGCTTCTTTCTTCCATATTCAATGTGTAATAACTTGCAATTGAAGCTGGAGTACCTACCCATGCAAACCTGTTGCAAAGgtgttattatttattcttaTTTAATATATCAGTAAATCTTTTTTATTGATATAGAAGAGATGGATTTTGCGCCAACTTGTTTATAGAATTGGAAGAAACCTCAAACAACGATAAGAATTTTACTGCCACATACTTTGCCAAAATTCATGTTAACTAGTACCTGTTGTTTTTAAAGCTTTCAACagagtaacttttcagaattggtttttcagttttctttgcAGTCAAACTGCGTATTACAACGAACCTTCTTTTCCTTCTGCTTTCGACATTTCgatctttattaaaaacattcGTTTTAATAAGGAATTTGATTGAAAGTCGAAAAAACATGTCTGTACCGTGCCTGTACtagtaccgtgaaagcaccagtcgccgCGCATGTTTAAGTCGCCGCgtagggtgctggatgggttcgtccACGGCAGGTTTTCCAGATATATAgacaagaaaccagcattatacccattttgatgcgaattacattcaaactaacctgatattgatatttatggattgtctcttcgctatcgaggaaattattatgttagaaaattactatttttcactatttgttaaaaaaatagaaggtttttctaccagttttgagtatgacgaagacaATATGCTGAACGCTCGGAGtatacttgaaattttgagctgtgtttcaaactatttccactttttttagTAGTtgggtacccaagtaacaacggtagctgaattgcaagagcaatggctgtttacgggttggtttaaggcgatcaaagctgcataaagtaaacacttaaatggtgtttaaataagcgatgtttaagctactttaagtttttcaaaccagttctctcccaaaagctgataaacaagcttaatagcggatttttctgctaaacaatctgcttctcaacagccataaacatcaaaccgttttacggctgcttaaaggtgttaaaatgtagagtggaagctttcattaggctcacagctttcaaactactttagggctgcttaaaggtgttaaagtggctttacaaacttctaccaaattttttttcggctcacagcacacttactgtcagatcatagaatttcgcaattcggctgacagcaaaagcttatctgttatcgacattatcgactgcttcacgctaggcgggctaggcttcaggtgtaaagatattctcactgtctgttctacATGTTGACGATACCTTTATTTTGTGTTGTGCAACGTATTGCAATCTAAACTGGTAACACTGTTGTAGCATTTTTCATTCCTTTTATTATACCCTTTGCGAATACATGTTTGTCGTGCTTATCAACCCGTTTCGTAGCCATTTTCGAAATATAATTTCACCCACGAGAAATACGTGCATTCAATGCAAACTTAGCCAACAGAATGAGAATCGTCTCCCTATTTAATTGTTAGCAACCTTTAGCTGCTCTTCTAACTCAAAGCCGAATTGCTTCTCTTAATCACCCGTTCCCCGAACGCTCCGAAGAACCAACGATACCGACCGATTCTCTTCCGCTCATACAATTTCTCTCCCGCCAATAACATCGTTAGAGAATATTCAGTAATCGGACAAGCCATCTTTATTGATGGCAATACGTTACTGGCTTCCATCGATATAGTATGTGTGAAGTCGGCATCGGCTCCCGCCAAAGAGCGCTCGAGGCAAAACCAACTTGCGCAAGTCCTCAGTCACACTCACACACGCGCAGCTCTATAAGTGGACAAGAGTTCGCTCAATAGCGCCAACGCAAAAGCTACGACTTTTTATTCTCGCATATCATATTTGATCggtttccactctttcctatcTGGAAAGGCTACCGTCTGCCTGTGTGCGTATGTACGCTTGAGACCTGTGACTCGAAGTATATAGCGGGCATACATATTTTGCGGATGCCAACTTTTATTAATACCTCGCTTATCTACTACAATACCCTTTACCTCTACTCTGCGCTGTAAACTTTAAATATTCGTTCGgtatttttaaattcattataaaagcaaaaaatttattaagaaatattttaaatatattacCGTATACTCACCAAAATGTCCAACAAATACCTTTAGAATTCCTTGTTCTTGTTATGTGTTCTTTTCTgttctttctttgtttttttttttttttttttttttttgcattaggAGTCCAATTGCCCTAATCCACCATAAGAagtccaattgctcctttcACTCATagggagtccaattgctccccTCCATCGTAAGGAGTCCTACTGCTCCTTTCTATaaagagtccaattgctcctttcGACCATaaagagtccaattgctcctttcGACCATaaagagtccaattgctcctttcATCCATaaagagtccaattgctcctttcAACCAtaagagtccaattgctccttcAACCAtaagagtccaattgctccttcAACCATaaggagtccaattgctcctctCGGCAATAGGGAATCCAATTGCTCCCTTCCTTCATGATGAGTCCAATTACTCCTTTCAACCATaaagagtccaattgctccttcTAACTATaaggagtccaattgctcctctCGACCATAGAGTCCAATTGCTCTCTTCCTTCATAAGGAGTCCCACTGCACCTTTTCGATAAGGCGTCCATTTGCTCGCTATTATTCTACGGAGTATAACGCTCTCTTCAGCTATAAGGAGTCCAATTGTTCTTTTTCACGATAGGGAGTCTAATTGCTCCTTTCAACCATAAAGAGTCCAATTACTCCTTACCGTAACCGTAAGGAGTCTAAATTACtggtttttttattttataagaaGTTAAAGTGAGTTATTGGTTATTTAGTGCAATCGAGTCATGAAttaattaaatatattttatagaatatgaattgattttgcgaacggcatcgttttcgcgttgtttgggttacaaataataatgagagctacgattttatctccctgtccggacgcggcaaaggtgttaaaactcggcagcaaccgattattgtttggtgcggagtggaaattacgccgaccgtgttggattcgacaCATCGATctatttaaaacaaagctgccagactggtgcagtattttgcttacgaatgattaaattgaaactttcattctttactttgcttgtttattatttagctgcgaaaatagtaaaacttctgCGACCTTGCCATTTCCAGCACACCACAGACGACCTTCATAGCGTAATGGCGAATTGCTGTAAATTACGGCATTACGAAACAAAATACAGATGCCAGCGGTCCAGTGCCAGTCCAGGCAGAATCGTAATCGTGTTCCCAACCTTCCTTAACAAAACAGCAGCGTGTCCATGATGTAGTCGAAACAAATCATATCACATACACATGTGTATAAAGCTGCCTAGCGGAACCAgggatgccagatttttgcaaaaaataatctgcatctacccgaaactgttcgaaataattccccaaatctgcaccaacatgtatcacatgtaagaacacaattctttaatgcgcaacttgagtatCTATTGACTATctaatatgaaattcatacaaatatcgccggctttagcattgggagacgaattgcactacattcgtagtcctacttcaagcctgcgcccgtgccactaggcatggacccttgtactttttttgCTTCATTTATCCAGtgggagtccaattgctcctttATTTACTTTAGAATTACGCCTCTTTGATGTTTAACCAAATATATTGGACCGTATGCGTGAATCTCTTACTCATAGAACAGACTGCCTTTGATTCTCTTATCTGATTTACAAGTCAtgaaataatataaatatttcaGTATTCAATTACCGCTTCCTAATTCAATTATCCGTAATTATGTTTTAGGAGTCCAACTGCTCCTTATTTCGAGCCTTTACGctttatttaactttttttgctaACGGTAAATACACCTCACTTGTAAGTGTATTAAATGTATCCCTTTTATTTCCTTTATTAATTTACTTGGAAATAAAAATTCTATCAACGCGAAAAGGGTCAATGAAATATGCGAAACCATTTTTTTTATAGTTCCTCCTTGCGCAATATATAAACCGCATCAATTTTACCTGCAAGCAAACGTCCTGTTCCAAACCAATACATTCATAAATAAAACGTGTGTTTCACTAAATCGTCGTTGACTTCGTTTACCGCTTAAATCTGAAACTGCCTTTCACCTATAAACAtaattttatataaatttcCCCCCGATACTAACACATCACTATCATCCACTTTATTTAAAACATCTAATGACCGCTCAACCATACGTTCCACCATAAGTCATCGCTTGCTCTTCGCTTCTGAAgccatttttttttgcactcTACCCCCCTGCATGTACATGACGATTCCGCTCATTCGGCAACAAATAAATTCAAGCGATTCGCTCATTCAATCGGTTTTTTTTTGCACATCATTTTCTTGTACAGGCATAATGATATATAATTTCCCCCGCAACTAATAATTCACTTTCCGCTACCATTCGCCATTTTTGTGTTTcaatccgttttttttttttttttgtgcaccATTTTCTTTTATAAGTATAATtttatatgaatttctctcccCGACACTAACACATCACTATCAACTACTTTATTTAAAACATCTAATGGCCGCTCAACCATACGTTCCGCTATAAATCATCGCTTGCTCTTCGCTTCGCTTCCGTagccattttctttttttttttgttttgcactCTACCCCCCGCTTGTATTTGACAATTCCGCTCGTTCGGTAACAAATAAATCCAGGCAATTCGCTCGTTCAATCGGCTTTTTTTTTGCGCACCATTTTCTCGTACCGGcataattttacatattttcccCCACAACTTCATTTACATGTATATATCAACAGACACAGTTGCCCTAATGATAAAAGAGTCGTCTTAAtagtaaaataatttttgtgcgTTGCACGTTACGGGACACATGATAGTCGAAAACGGCTGACACTCTGTTGAAAACTTTTTGCAAGCCTATAATTGCACTGTTAGCACCATAGTTAGTTCGTCGGTGCGGTAGACGTAGTGTTGGAACCATCCTTAAAGTTCTGGAGGGGGCGTTTATGTTTATCAACTGGAGGATGTCTGGGCAGTCGATACGGGCTGTTAAAACGTCTGCGACAGTCATTGCACGAGAGGTATCGCGGCGAAGCTGGAGTGTGTCGAGTCGGAGAAGTTGACAACGTTCCTCATAAGGAGTGACCTGCATAGGTTGTCTCCAAGGTAGAAGGCGTAGAGCATAGCGAACGAATCTACGTTGGATATTTTCGATCCGTAAAACAGCGTTGTTGTAGTGTGGATTCCACACTGACGAGCAATATTCGAGAGGAGATCGCACTAATGagcagtataaggcagtaaggcaTTGTATGTTTCGGAATTCTCTTGTCATGCGAATAATTAGACCGAGCATTCTAGAGGCTCTAGACACAATGAATGACATGTGCTGTTTATAGGTGAGATGGCAGTCCAGTATTACGCCTAGGTCCTTCACGTGATCGACTCGTGGGATCGGAGTTGAATCAAGGCTGTAATCAAAGTTCAGCGGCTGCAGTTTCCTGGTAAACGTCACTACTGAGCATTTTGATGGGTTGAGTAGCATGCGGTTTAGTGCACACCAATGCGCGAAAATGT harbors:
- the LOC128741818 gene encoding uncharacterized protein LOC128741818 isoform X1 — its product is MSSGKASDETDRSVVTNGDEQHNNGVAISMESQNKSSNIQETSLSVDSSRITDKENSGTSNWVKFDDDEGGKKTASNQQPNVPTGPAKDDVTPAVLPTETVHVTVDSRFPSTPKQTTKNPTSGGTPAPVVTSSASGVTKTSQPAVIDIPKQSVNVVQPIQSMRTIELSTGRVREGFANGDVIVTLLPTNTRWPWITPAVFRPELVPEELMAQGLTLTVEEYVHAMETLVNDYRFTMYNICYKRVLVVWILFAFIVLLGLLFSGLYGITLFSLGVGWLFLNAAAIFLCMWVKLRLARGLERCMARVNKQLIRHKILLVLDDRGHISCHKVNLCFMYFEPSQCISYLNEFIERSEQNGNTIEPGWESRLDVTTNDIVIQGANTTRLSRKQGRAEEIFLRYLQRWGKDYLRRRLDWTIEENGIVSAPRHIPTAYCPCQYAEEVLLHKKPKEDPRVCCASLRLRLQRIGFQF